The following proteins are co-located in the Mycolicibacterium goodii genome:
- a CDS encoding very short patch repair endonuclease yields MSAIRRRDTKPEIQLRSMLHRKGFRFRKDHAIRVDGHLVRPDIAFTRQRVAIFIDGCFWHSCPQHGRKPSVNQDYWTPKLQGNTKRDIEQTKALEFAGWTVLRFWEHEDLVAVINSISDALAK; encoded by the coding sequence ATGTCCGCTATACGTCGACGCGATACCAAACCAGAAATTCAGTTGCGCTCAATGCTGCATCGCAAAGGCTTCAGGTTCCGCAAAGATCACGCGATCCGCGTCGACGGCCATCTAGTGCGGCCGGACATAGCTTTCACGCGGCAACGTGTGGCAATATTCATCGACGGGTGCTTTTGGCACAGTTGCCCTCAACACGGCCGGAAGCCGAGCGTAAATCAAGATTATTGGACGCCTAAACTCCAAGGAAATACAAAACGCGACATAGAGCAAACCAAAGCCCTTGAATTTGCTGGATGGACAGTGCTCCGGTTCTGGGAGCACGAAGATTTAGTGGCTGTCATAAATTCCATTTCCGACGCCCTAGCTAAGTAG
- a CDS encoding HNH endonuclease, translating to MILTVGHVLSNEYGGSTDIRNLRTECSDCNEPIRSESRKPESPEEIATAARKLGKADRVRLATWVQAGHHIRDSAQEVFDRYRQLSPGDQQIAKVQIMMIAGIRDA from the coding sequence GTGATCCTGACGGTGGGCCACGTATTGTCTAACGAATACGGCGGCAGTACGGACATCAGAAACCTGCGGACTGAATGTTCCGACTGCAATGAGCCGATCAGGTCGGAGAGTAGAAAGCCGGAAAGCCCAGAGGAGATCGCCACCGCGGCACGGAAATTAGGAAAGGCGGACCGGGTTCGCCTCGCAACGTGGGTCCAAGCCGGCCACCATATCCGCGACTCCGCCCAGGAAGTGTTCGATCGATACCGTCAGCTCTCGCCCGGCGACCAACAGATTGCCAAGGTACAAATCATGATGATCGCTGGAATCCGCGACGCATGA